One genomic region from Muriicola soli encodes:
- the rfbC gene encoding dTDP-4-dehydrorhamnose 3,5-epimerase, with translation MKLIPTSLEDCFIVEPVVYKDNRGEFFESYNKRILEKALGTSLSFVQDNHSVSHKGVLRGLHFQIGSKAQAKLVRVLKGEVLDVVVDLRKKSPTFKQVFKTVLSDKKNQMLFIPAGMAHGFLSLSDDTVFLYKCDEYYDREAESGIIFNDPDLNLNWGLPSSEIILSEKDRKLPRLKDLKL, from the coding sequence TTGAAACTTATACCTACATCTCTTGAAGATTGTTTTATTGTTGAACCGGTTGTTTATAAGGACAATAGAGGCGAATTTTTTGAATCGTACAATAAGAGAATTCTAGAAAAAGCGCTTGGGACCTCCCTTTCTTTTGTCCAGGATAATCACTCGGTTTCTCACAAGGGTGTACTTCGCGGGCTGCATTTTCAAATTGGAAGCAAAGCACAAGCTAAGTTAGTCCGCGTACTAAAAGGAGAAGTATTGGATGTGGTTGTTGACTTGCGTAAAAAGAGTCCTACATTCAAACAAGTTTTTAAAACTGTCCTTTCAGACAAAAAAAATCAAATGTTGTTTATTCCCGCGGGTATGGCTCATGGATTTCTGTCACTTTCAGACGACACTGTTTTTTTGTACAAATGCGATGAATACTATGATAGAGAAGCCGAATCTGGGATAATCTTCAACGATCCCGATCTGAATCTCAACTGGGGACTTCCTTCAAGTGAAATAATATTATCGGAGAAAGACAGAAAATTGCCCAGACTAAAGGACTTAAAGCTATGA
- the rfbA gene encoding glucose-1-phosphate thymidylyltransferase RfbA produces the protein MKGIILAGGSGTRLYPITLVTSKQLMPVYDKPMIYYPLATLMEAGIREILIITSKADAHLFKQLLGDGTQLGCHFSYAIQKEPKGIAEAFIIGANFIGTDKVALILGDNIFYGAGLASLLQQNNDPDGGIIYGYHVQDPQRYGVVDFDDLGNAVSIQEKPEKPKSNYAIPGIYFYDNEVIEIARQIKPSKRGELEITDINKTYLLKGKLKVSILDRGTAWLDTGTFSSLMQAAQFVEVIEERQGLKIGAIEETAYKMGYITKAQLRILAKPLLKSGYGEYLMQLK, from the coding sequence ATGAAGGGAATTATTTTAGCTGGTGGCTCCGGAACCCGCTTGTATCCAATAACCCTGGTTACGAGTAAACAACTTATGCCCGTTTACGATAAGCCTATGATCTATTATCCGCTGGCAACTTTAATGGAGGCTGGAATCAGGGAAATACTGATCATAACGAGTAAGGCAGACGCACATCTATTTAAACAGCTTCTTGGTGATGGAACCCAGCTCGGATGTCATTTTTCTTACGCCATCCAAAAAGAACCAAAAGGAATTGCAGAGGCATTTATTATTGGTGCCAACTTTATAGGAACAGACAAGGTTGCTTTAATTCTCGGCGACAATATATTTTACGGAGCTGGGTTGGCTTCTTTGTTGCAGCAAAACAATGATCCTGATGGAGGTATCATCTACGGCTACCATGTACAGGATCCTCAGCGATACGGAGTAGTGGATTTTGACGATTTAGGGAATGCCGTTTCAATTCAGGAAAAACCCGAAAAGCCCAAATCAAATTACGCCATACCAGGCATCTATTTTTACGACAATGAGGTAATTGAAATTGCGAGGCAGATCAAACCCAGTAAACGCGGAGAACTTGAGATCACTGATATTAATAAAACCTATCTCTTAAAGGGAAAATTAAAGGTCAGTATCCTTGACAGAGGGACCGCCTGGTTAGACACTGGCACTTTTTCTTCTCTTATGCAGGCTGCACAGTTTGTGGAAGTAATTGAGGAAAGGCAGGGATTGAAAATTGGAGCGATTGAAGAGACTGCTTACAAGATGGGATATATTACTAAAGCGCAATTAAGAATATTAGCCAAACCCTTGTTGAAAAGCGGTTACGGCGAGTATTTGATGCAATTAAAATAA
- the tatA gene encoding twin-arginine translocase TatA/TatE family subunit has translation MILAIPFLAIGPWQIAVIVVLVLLLFGGKKIPELMRGLGSGIKEFKDASKEDDKLEEKKD, from the coding sequence ATGATCTTAGCAATACCTTTTCTGGCCATAGGCCCCTGGCAAATAGCCGTCATCGTAGTACTGGTACTCCTTTTGTTCGGCGGAAAAAAGATTCCTGAATTAATGAGGGGATTGGGCAGCGGGATAAAAGAATTTAAAGACGCTTCCAAGGAAGACGATAAATTAGAAGAGAAAAAAGACTAG
- the rfbD gene encoding dTDP-4-dehydrorhamnose reductase — translation MIRVVVTGAKGQLGTSIQHRAAAYPDLHFHYTDKTQLDITDPRSIRNFFSKNDFEYCINCAAYTQVEEAERNPDMALLVNAEGVKNLALACKRDGIVLFHISTDYVFDGKKEKGYLPSDSPNPINKYGQSKLKGEQYIEEILKNYLIIRTSWLYSEHGKNFYNTILEKARKGEDLKVTDAQVGCPTNAGNLAEFILSLITNRNWKPGIIHFTDGKPMSWFDFAVSIVKSHNLDQEIEIVRDRNYRSFAQRPEYSILLE, via the coding sequence ATGATTCGGGTAGTGGTAACCGGAGCAAAAGGACAATTAGGAACAAGCATTCAACACCGGGCTGCAGCATACCCCGACTTGCATTTTCACTACACAGACAAGACCCAGCTTGATATTACAGATCCTCGTTCTATACGCAACTTTTTTTCGAAAAACGATTTTGAGTATTGCATCAATTGCGCTGCTTATACCCAGGTAGAAGAGGCAGAGAGAAATCCTGATATGGCATTATTGGTAAATGCCGAAGGAGTAAAAAACCTGGCTTTGGCCTGTAAAAGAGATGGTATAGTTCTTTTCCACATATCAACAGACTATGTTTTTGACGGCAAGAAGGAAAAGGGATACCTGCCATCAGACTCTCCCAACCCTATCAACAAATATGGGCAATCAAAGCTAAAAGGAGAACAGTATATTGAGGAAATATTAAAGAACTATCTTATAATAAGAACTTCCTGGTTATACTCCGAGCACGGTAAAAATTTTTACAACACCATCCTTGAAAAGGCCAGAAAGGGCGAAGATCTCAAGGTTACCGATGCCCAAGTTGGCTGCCCCACAAATGCTGGAAATTTGGCCGAATTTATTCTTAGCCTGATTACTAATAGGAATTGGAAGCCCGGGATCATCCATTTCACAGATGGAAAGCCAATGTCTTGGTTTGATTTTGCCGTTTCAATTGTAAAATCGCATAATTTGGATCAGGAGATTGAGATTGTCAGGGATAGGAATTATCGTAGTTTTGCACAAAGACCCGAGTATAGTATATTACTCGAATAA
- a CDS encoding OmpA family protein, with translation MRFKSYCLLILLLLAGLVCTYGFTPSLEGSNEPVTAFEVFKSKAKQYNIATKTIKANTSISSGYYMVAGVFGVDGNARSFVSQLKQKDFAAGIYKDVQNGMHYVYINRYNSGDQAISFYLSDSYKKKMWILHVEKDRSSRVSLQPGADVDKALKKRAHSEFLQAAKGLSIASRTIENSNIPEGGYFAVAGVFGDQNNVSKFLDKMRARGIDAQSVLHPKTKLSYVYLTSNSNWESVVADTKSKLNGKYQGKIWIMHVPATSSAVITETMKGVVSRNKPANSQTASQNSKSKASSFTKDPPTKLLQKADLYFEKMWYAEAAELYEQFLANNDDNYTYEVIQKAGDSHYFNSNMERAYYWYDILYNRYENEISSENIFKYAHSLKGTGKYSRAKRLMRIYDRRVRKEGMRYTVNDPRTTPKEKVLDNILDTELEYTLRNVATNSEYSDFSPMFYNDDELVFASAMDSSFFSTRRYKWNNQPYLDLYVAKVNQESQEVKDAIKFSKKINTKYHEASVAFSPDNTTMYFTRNNYGKKLKRDKNGVNNLKIYRSKKVDGNWTEATELPFNSDEFSTGHPALSPDGKQLYFVSDRPGSLGETDLFVVDVNDNGSFSDPRNLGPEINTERKEMFPFITDKKLYFSSNGHISLGGLDVYEVAYSEEDGFGQVKNMGKPINSKKDDFSYIVDEATQKGFFASNRRGGKGDDDIYSFSKLMPEELNLNAIEGVITDLVTGEVMPEALVTLLDENNIKLKEVISDEDGSFVFEDLDSNTKYKVQTNKEGYSEVVTDVSTKENEVINVDVSLNKLKELVVMEEGIKKIKLDMIYFDFDKFNIRRDAAEELDKLVGVMRDNPTMVIKIESHTDSRGKAVYNKYLSDRRAKSTRDYIISKGIDPKRIESAVGYGEERLLNGCDGSIRCSSEQHQLNRRSEFIIVKM, from the coding sequence ATGCGATTCAAATCCTATTGCTTATTAATCCTATTGCTGCTCGCTGGCCTTGTCTGCACCTATGGCTTTACCCCAAGCTTGGAAGGCAGTAATGAGCCTGTTACAGCATTTGAGGTTTTCAAAAGTAAAGCAAAGCAATATAACATTGCCACCAAAACCATTAAGGCCAATACCAGTATATCTTCCGGATACTACATGGTAGCCGGTGTTTTCGGCGTTGATGGAAATGCCCGCTCATTTGTATCCCAGTTAAAACAAAAGGATTTTGCAGCTGGCATCTATAAAGACGTCCAAAATGGGATGCATTACGTTTATATCAATCGATACAATTCAGGAGATCAAGCCATTTCATTTTACCTAAGTGATTCATATAAGAAGAAAATGTGGATCCTACATGTGGAAAAAGACAGAAGTTCGCGGGTTTCTTTACAACCGGGAGCTGATGTTGACAAAGCTTTGAAGAAAAGAGCACATAGCGAGTTTCTCCAGGCCGCAAAAGGCCTATCCATCGCCTCCAGAACAATTGAAAACAGCAATATTCCAGAAGGCGGTTATTTCGCTGTCGCCGGAGTTTTCGGAGACCAGAACAACGTCTCAAAATTTCTTGACAAGATGCGGGCCAGGGGAATTGACGCCCAATCGGTACTGCATCCGAAAACCAAATTATCCTACGTTTACCTGACAAGCAATTCAAACTGGGAATCTGTCGTAGCGGACACCAAATCTAAACTGAATGGAAAATATCAGGGAAAGATATGGATCATGCACGTTCCCGCGACCTCTTCTGCAGTCATCACAGAGACTATGAAAGGCGTTGTTAGTAGAAATAAACCGGCTAACAGCCAAACCGCATCACAAAATTCAAAATCAAAAGCCTCATCATTTACAAAGGATCCCCCAACGAAATTATTGCAGAAAGCAGATTTGTATTTTGAGAAGATGTGGTATGCTGAAGCCGCTGAACTTTACGAGCAATTCCTCGCAAATAATGATGATAACTATACATACGAGGTCATTCAAAAAGCTGGTGACTCTCATTATTTTAACTCCAATATGGAACGCGCCTACTACTGGTACGACATTCTATACAACAGATACGAGAACGAGATTAGCAGTGAAAACATCTTTAAGTACGCTCATAGCCTCAAAGGAACAGGCAAATACTCAAGGGCGAAACGCCTGATGCGTATTTACGACAGACGGGTACGAAAAGAAGGGATGAGGTATACGGTAAACGATCCGCGTACCACCCCAAAAGAAAAAGTGCTGGATAACATCCTGGACACCGAATTAGAATACACTTTGCGAAATGTGGCAACCAATTCTGAGTATTCCGACTTTTCTCCAATGTTCTACAATGACGATGAACTGGTTTTTGCTTCTGCAATGGACTCTTCATTTTTTAGTACCAGACGGTATAAATGGAATAATCAGCCTTATCTAGACCTCTATGTAGCCAAGGTAAATCAGGAATCACAAGAGGTTAAAGACGCCATTAAGTTTTCAAAAAAGATCAATACAAAATACCATGAGGCTTCGGTTGCCTTCTCGCCAGACAATACTACCATGTATTTTACCCGAAATAATTACGGGAAGAAGTTAAAACGAGATAAAAACGGGGTAAATAATTTAAAAATATACCGGTCTAAAAAGGTAGATGGTAACTGGACAGAGGCCACCGAACTCCCTTTTAACAGTGACGAATTTTCTACAGGCCATCCTGCTTTAAGTCCGGATGGAAAACAATTGTACTTCGTTTCCGACCGACCCGGAAGTCTTGGTGAAACCGATCTTTTTGTCGTTGATGTTAATGATAACGGAAGCTTCTCAGATCCCCGTAATCTCGGGCCTGAGATCAATACGGAGCGCAAGGAAATGTTCCCTTTTATCACCGATAAAAAATTATACTTTTCTTCAAACGGTCATATAAGCCTGGGTGGTCTAGACGTATACGAGGTGGCTTACAGTGAGGAGGATGGCTTCGGACAAGTTAAAAATATGGGGAAACCCATCAATAGTAAGAAGGATGATTTTTCCTATATCGTTGATGAGGCCACACAGAAAGGATTCTTTGCCTCAAACAGGCGAGGGGGAAAAGGTGATGATGATATTTATTCATTTTCAAAGCTAATGCCGGAAGAACTCAATCTCAATGCTATAGAAGGAGTGATTACAGATCTGGTTACCGGAGAAGTTATGCCAGAAGCACTGGTAACCTTGCTGGATGAGAACAATATAAAGCTGAAGGAAGTTATATCTGATGAGGACGGTAGCTTTGTTTTTGAAGATCTCGACAGCAACACAAAATACAAGGTTCAAACCAACAAAGAAGGTTATTCTGAAGTGGTTACGGACGTTTCCACCAAAGAGAATGAGGTCATTAATGTGGATGTTTCTCTGAATAAATTAAAAGAGCTTGTAGTGATGGAAGAAGGGATCAAGAAGATCAAACTGGATATGATCTATTTCGATTTTGACAAGTTTAATATTCGAAGAGATGCGGCAGAAGAACTAGATAAGCTCGTAGGAGTAATGAGGGATAACCCCACCATGGTGATCAAAATTGAATCGCATACAGACAGCAGGGGTAAAGCTGTCTACAACAAATACCTTTCAGACAGAAGGGCGAAATCAACCAGGGATTATATCATTTCAAAAGGAATTGATCCAAAACGTATAGAAAGCGCTGTTGGATATGGAGAAGAAAGGTTGCTGAACGGTTGTGACGGCAGTATTCGATGCAGTAGTGAACAACACCAGCTCAACAGGCGCTCGGAATTTATCATAGTAAAAATGTAA
- a CDS encoding M23 family metallopeptidase has protein sequence MEKKGKKRKEIKRKLLHKYRLVILNESTFEEKISFKLSRLNVFITGTLFIIVLIGLTTLLIAFTPLREYIPGYSSTRLKKQATELTYKTDSLVNVLSYTNRYLENIRMVLRGDFENNEMNRDSLFEQFKIDPSTIDLSPIREDSLLRAQVALEDKYNLFQRNVSSGNLVLFSPVSGVVSQEYDAQKKHFAVDIVAEKDAPVKAVANGTVIFSEWTIGTGYVIIMEHEEGLLSVYKHNGSLNKEQGEIVRAGEVIASVGNTGELTTGPHLHFELWNNGSPVNPSDYIDFN, from the coding sequence ATGGAGAAAAAAGGTAAAAAACGCAAGGAAATAAAGCGGAAGTTACTTCATAAGTACCGACTTGTAATCCTCAACGAAAGCACATTTGAAGAAAAAATATCCTTCAAATTAAGTCGGCTTAACGTTTTTATTACCGGTACCTTATTTATCATTGTCCTGATTGGTTTGACCACCCTTCTCATTGCGTTTACGCCTTTGCGGGAATACATTCCGGGCTACTCCTCTACGCGTTTGAAAAAACAAGCAACAGAACTTACCTATAAAACCGATTCTCTTGTTAATGTTCTCAGTTATACCAATCGGTATTTGGAAAATATTCGAATGGTACTCAGGGGAGACTTTGAGAACAATGAGATGAACAGGGATTCCCTGTTTGAGCAATTTAAAATTGATCCCTCAACAATAGATCTGTCACCCATAAGGGAAGATTCGCTTTTGAGAGCGCAGGTTGCACTGGAGGATAAATACAACCTGTTTCAAAGGAATGTGAGCAGCGGAAATCTCGTTTTGTTCTCTCCCGTTTCAGGTGTGGTCTCACAGGAATACGATGCCCAAAAGAAACATTTTGCGGTGGATATAGTGGCCGAGAAGGATGCACCGGTTAAAGCAGTCGCCAATGGAACAGTCATCTTTTCTGAATGGACGATAGGCACAGGCTACGTGATTATCATGGAGCATGAAGAAGGACTTTTGTCCGTCTATAAGCATAACGGATCTCTCAATAAGGAACAAGGTGAAATTGTTCGGGCGGGAGAGGTTATTGCTTCTGTCGGGAATACCGGCGAATTGACGACCGGTCCCCATTTACATTTTGAACTTTGGAACAACGGTAGTCCTGTAAATCCATCCGATTACATAGATTTCAATTAA
- the rfbB gene encoding dTDP-glucose 4,6-dehydratase, with protein sequence MSKKGILITGGAGFIGSNFIPYLLNKYPDYHIINLDKLTYAGDLSNLKEVEDLQQYEFIQGDICDEQLVGDVFKQHSISSVIHFAAESHVDNSIHSPNSFIKTNIEGTFVLLEAARKYWSNSRYPNQRNRFHHISTDEVYGSLGETGLFSENSPYAPNSPYSASKAASDLLVRSYHKTYGLDTVISNCSNNYGPKQHDEKLIPTVIRKAIEDKPIPIYGDGSNVRDWIYVLDHCKALDLVFHKGQTGESYVIGGNNEYANLYLAKTICELLDQLSPKEKGSYTDQISFVKDRLGHDFRYGLDISKMNRTLAWNPEEDFIGGLTKTVKWYLRKYEKA encoded by the coding sequence ATGTCAAAAAAGGGCATTTTAATCACGGGAGGTGCCGGATTCATCGGGAGTAATTTTATTCCCTATCTTTTAAATAAATACCCTGATTACCACATCATCAACCTCGACAAACTGACCTATGCAGGCGACTTGTCTAATTTAAAAGAGGTAGAAGACCTACAACAATATGAGTTTATTCAAGGTGATATTTGTGATGAGCAATTAGTTGGAGATGTCTTTAAACAACACAGCATTTCCTCAGTTATTCACTTTGCTGCTGAGTCGCATGTAGACAACTCCATTCACTCCCCCAATAGTTTTATAAAGACCAATATTGAGGGCACCTTTGTACTACTGGAGGCAGCCAGGAAGTACTGGAGTAATTCCCGGTATCCTAACCAGAGGAACAGATTCCATCATATTTCTACAGATGAGGTTTACGGGAGTCTGGGGGAAACGGGATTGTTCTCAGAAAACAGCCCATACGCACCTAATAGTCCTTATAGCGCCTCCAAAGCCGCATCAGACCTATTAGTCAGGAGTTATCACAAAACCTACGGCCTCGATACCGTTATCAGTAATTGTTCTAACAATTACGGACCAAAACAACACGATGAAAAACTGATACCCACAGTGATTAGAAAAGCGATTGAAGACAAACCGATTCCCATTTATGGGGACGGCAGCAATGTTCGCGACTGGATTTATGTTCTGGATCATTGCAAGGCATTGGACCTTGTATTTCACAAAGGACAAACCGGGGAATCGTATGTGATTGGCGGCAATAATGAGTATGCGAATTTGTATCTTGCTAAAACAATTTGTGAACTCCTGGACCAATTAAGTCCGAAAGAAAAGGGCAGTTATACAGATCAAATCTCTTTCGTGAAAGATCGACTGGGTCACGACTTCAGATACGGGTTAGACATCTCTAAAATGAACAGGACTTTGGCCTGGAATCCTGAAGAAGATTTTATAGGCGGCCTGACTAAAACCGTAAAATGGTATTTACGCAAATACGAAAAGGCATAA
- a CDS encoding GH3 auxin-responsive promoter family protein, whose product MSFKSIAASIFANIISKRTLKWVKNPVETQKQVFKGLIKAAKNTKFGLDHDFESIETHKDFVDKVPIRDYEALKGYVEQVVAGEEDILWPGKPVYFAKTSGTTSGAKYIPITEVSIKHQVEASRNAILNYIHETGRTAIVDGKMIFLQGSPVLSEKNGIKFGRLSGISAHYVPAYLQKNRLPSWETNCIEDWETKVDKIVEETIDEDMRVIAGIPSWVQMYFERLNSVSGKKVGDLFKNFELFIYGGVNYEPYRAAFEELIGRKVASIELFPASEGFFAYQDKQGERGMLLLLNSGIFYEFIKADEFYSENPDRITIEDVEIGVNYAMIISTNAGLWGYDLGDTVQFISKNPYRVIVSGRIKHFISAFGEHVIAKEVEYAMEAAIKKTGAQVHEFTVAPQITPEGKELPYHEWFIEFVKKPADIKDFAGQLDRSLQDQNSYYLDLIQGKILQPLKVTPVRKDGFKAYMKSVGKLGGQNKVQRLSNDRKVAEGLEQQKEV is encoded by the coding sequence ATGTCATTTAAATCAATTGCTGCCAGCATTTTTGCCAATATCATTTCCAAGAGAACTTTGAAATGGGTTAAAAACCCTGTAGAGACACAGAAACAAGTATTCAAAGGGCTGATCAAAGCAGCGAAGAATACAAAATTCGGGCTTGACCACGATTTTGAGTCCATAGAGACTCATAAGGACTTTGTAGACAAAGTGCCCATCAGGGATTACGAAGCCCTTAAGGGATACGTAGAGCAGGTGGTCGCCGGAGAGGAAGACATTCTCTGGCCGGGAAAACCAGTTTATTTCGCCAAAACGAGCGGTACTACTTCAGGCGCTAAATACATTCCCATTACCGAGGTGTCTATTAAACACCAGGTGGAAGCCTCCAGAAATGCCATTCTCAATTATATTCACGAAACCGGACGCACTGCCATTGTTGATGGAAAGATGATCTTTTTACAGGGCAGCCCCGTACTTTCCGAAAAGAATGGGATTAAATTTGGGCGTCTATCTGGCATTTCTGCTCACTACGTGCCGGCCTATCTGCAAAAAAACCGCCTTCCGAGCTGGGAGACAAACTGTATAGAAGATTGGGAAACCAAGGTCGATAAAATTGTAGAGGAGACCATTGATGAGGATATGCGGGTGATTGCCGGTATTCCTTCATGGGTGCAGATGTATTTTGAAAGGCTGAATTCAGTTTCCGGAAAGAAAGTAGGGGATCTCTTTAAGAATTTTGAATTATTTATCTACGGAGGGGTTAACTATGAACCTTATCGCGCCGCTTTTGAAGAACTTATTGGCAGGAAGGTGGCCAGTATCGAATTATTTCCTGCAAGTGAGGGATTCTTTGCTTATCAGGATAAGCAAGGCGAAAGAGGAATGTTACTTCTCTTGAATTCCGGGATATTTTACGAGTTTATTAAGGCCGATGAATTCTATAGTGAAAACCCAGATAGGATTACTATTGAAGATGTTGAAATAGGAGTAAACTATGCAATGATCATCTCCACAAACGCCGGTTTATGGGGCTACGACCTGGGAGATACCGTTCAGTTTATTTCTAAAAACCCTTATCGCGTTATAGTATCAGGAAGAATAAAACACTTTATTTCAGCATTTGGAGAACACGTTATCGCCAAGGAAGTTGAATACGCCATGGAAGCAGCCATAAAAAAAACAGGCGCCCAGGTCCATGAATTTACAGTTGCTCCGCAGATTACCCCTGAGGGCAAAGAACTGCCTTATCACGAATGGTTTATTGAATTTGTGAAGAAGCCGGCAGATATCAAAGACTTTGCAGGGCAGCTCGATCGTTCGCTACAGGATCAAAATAGTTATTATTTGGACCTCATTCAAGGAAAGATACTTCAACCTTTAAAAGTCACCCCGGTAAGGAAAGACGGATTTAAGGCGTATATGAAATCAGTTGGCAAACTCGGAGGTCAGAATAAAGTACAACGACTTTCAAATGACAGGAAGGTAGCAGAAGGATTAGAACAACAAAAGGAGGTCTAG
- a CDS encoding DUF6909 family protein, with protein sequence MNKIKDTTRAQESTNAIERLYITMRHLFNRGFYKPMGVSGETLRNALLLLRPEIYGTVAEEKTELNGLIYVLERLPEGIEQCRFINLTSDEGYSKSHFDAIIPPKRRRNCYRIDDEQMNIEITRGRSDIYDILTHLTFLFIESGKICNKVLIEETNKTIRDWQKLSEAANKSKLSQADREVALIHTANILGRSFVETMEVYQKLATKKNPERFLKIIYWLGKLAIEEETGGEKRIITFSTLLRERLGHHIHGEKWADQIKETLHQHGLLRRPVHIISANMHSVVNSLYAKKALSKEFPGEGKLEMFQQLSLEKNSALREKVLTAARKNGMIEIDDKSGTNIDVQIFDMARLGTDACCYELDQSIPEAEKPVIFVMDYAFGEQAYESIDELLKPYKRKKQKPVFLDVASISIMGKAGILEGGKGDLMIPTAHIFEGTADNYPFHNELGTADFQGNGLKVMEGTMVTVLGTSLQNKDILKFFHESTWGVIGLEMEGVHYQKAIQSASKIRKSIRDDVKVRYAYYASDNPLETGSTLASGGLGTTGVKPTYLITDKILTQIFNT encoded by the coding sequence ATGAATAAGATCAAAGACACTACACGCGCCCAAGAATCTACAAATGCCATAGAGCGATTGTACATTACGATGCGCCATTTGTTCAACCGCGGATTTTACAAACCCATGGGCGTTTCAGGCGAAACCCTCCGCAATGCTTTACTCCTGCTCCGTCCTGAAATCTACGGTACGGTCGCAGAGGAAAAGACCGAGCTCAACGGTCTGATTTATGTTTTGGAGCGATTACCCGAAGGCATTGAACAATGTCGTTTTATCAACCTAACGTCAGATGAGGGCTATTCAAAATCTCATTTTGATGCCATAATTCCTCCGAAACGAAGGAGGAACTGCTACAGGATCGATGATGAACAAATGAATATTGAGATTACGCGCGGCCGTTCAGATATCTATGATATTCTTACCCACCTCACCTTTCTTTTTATAGAATCGGGAAAGATCTGCAACAAGGTGCTTATTGAAGAGACCAATAAGACCATTCGCGATTGGCAGAAACTCTCTGAAGCTGCTAACAAGTCGAAATTGAGCCAGGCAGACAGAGAAGTAGCGCTGATCCATACAGCCAATATTCTGGGAAGATCATTTGTGGAAACGATGGAAGTGTACCAGAAACTGGCCACTAAGAAGAACCCTGAACGATTTCTAAAAATCATTTATTGGTTGGGCAAATTAGCTATTGAAGAAGAGACAGGAGGCGAGAAAAGAATCATCACTTTCAGCACCTTGTTACGTGAACGGTTGGGGCACCACATTCACGGGGAGAAATGGGCCGATCAGATTAAAGAGACTCTACACCAACATGGTTTACTACGAAGGCCAGTTCACATCATAAGTGCCAATATGCACTCTGTGGTGAATTCGCTATATGCCAAAAAAGCGTTATCAAAAGAGTTCCCCGGCGAAGGGAAACTTGAAATGTTTCAGCAACTCAGTTTGGAGAAAAACTCTGCCTTGAGGGAGAAAGTTCTTACAGCAGCACGAAAGAACGGGATGATAGAGATCGATGACAAATCGGGCACCAATATAGATGTTCAGATCTTTGATATGGCCCGATTAGGAACAGATGCCTGTTGTTATGAACTGGACCAAAGCATACCTGAAGCAGAAAAACCTGTTATCTTCGTAATGGACTATGCATTCGGAGAGCAGGCATACGAGTCTATTGATGAACTGTTAAAGCCTTATAAGCGCAAGAAGCAGAAGCCGGTTTTTTTAGATGTTGCTTCAATATCAATCATGGGCAAGGCTGGAATTCTTGAAGGCGGAAAAGGAGATTTAATGATCCCTACGGCACATATCTTTGAAGGAACGGCAGATAACTACCCATTTCACAATGAACTTGGGACTGCGGATTTTCAAGGAAACGGATTAAAAGTTATGGAAGGCACCATGGTAACTGTTTTGGGGACCTCACTTCAGAACAAGGATATTCTCAAGTTCTTTCACGAATCAACCTGGGGTGTCATCGGGCTGGAAATGGAAGGGGTACACTATCAGAAGGCTATACAGTCGGCCTCAAAGATCAGAAAAAGCATTCGGGATGATGTTAAGGTGAGATATGCTTATTATGCTTCAGACAACCCTCTTGAAACTGGTAGCACACTGGCATCCGGAGGTCTGGGCACCACAGGGGTAAAACCGACCTATTTAATTACTGATAAGATTCTCACTCAAATATTTAATACTTAA